In Phycisphaerae bacterium, the following proteins share a genomic window:
- a CDS encoding tetratricopeptide repeat protein, producing MRSASSENPCVRVPSCATAFLLALIWLPAGCDGGRITLFDPVARSMSRQNTAAGLSAAGNAQDRRAESAFRRALLLDPRNAEAHVGLARIAARSNREQTAMDHYRSAVKCAPCNGAYAVEFADLLAKQAEVSIDRRSMGDAALRAYRHARSIIRGDADLTLRHGLCAREHGHYEESITCLRDAVGLSPKNVEFRLELARTYDMIGDRQAAARIRLDARRIESVTQGEDIAAVADDE from the coding sequence GTGAGATCAGCTTCGTCCGAAAACCCATGCGTTCGCGTCCCATCCTGCGCCACGGCCTTTCTACTTGCGCTCATCTGGTTGCCCGCCGGCTGCGACGGCGGCCGGATCACGCTGTTCGATCCAGTCGCCCGATCGATGAGCCGCCAGAACACGGCGGCCGGCCTCAGTGCCGCGGGGAATGCCCAGGATCGTCGTGCGGAATCCGCGTTTCGGCGTGCGCTGTTGCTAGATCCTCGAAACGCGGAGGCGCATGTCGGGCTCGCACGAATCGCCGCACGCAGCAACCGCGAACAGACCGCGATGGACCACTATCGCTCCGCCGTGAAATGCGCTCCCTGCAACGGAGCGTACGCCGTCGAATTTGCGGATCTCTTGGCAAAGCAGGCGGAAGTCTCCATCGACCGTCGAAGCATGGGCGATGCGGCGCTGCGGGCCTACCGCCATGCCCGCAGCATCATTCGAGGAGACGCTGACTTGACACTGCGCCACGGGCTTTGCGCACGGGAACACGGTCATTACGAGGAATCCATCACCTGCCTGCGAGACGCTGTCGGGCTCTCGCCGAAAAACGTCGAATTCCGGCTGGAACTTGCGAGAACCTACGACATGATCGGAGATCGTCAGGCTGCCGCCCGGATTCGTCTTGACGCCCGCCGCATCGAATCCGTCACACAGGGTGAGGACATTGCGGCCGTCGCCGATGACGAATAA
- a CDS encoding bifunctional methionine sulfoxide reductase B/A protein: MVRYSKSGYDITPYPREKVAELAKKLDPEAYRVTQNAGTEPAFCGTLVDNKKEGVYVCVVCGLPLFSSDHKFNSGTGWPSFYKEVDREHVVRKVDKSHGMVRTEINCARCGAHLGHVFDDGPKPTGERHCLNSASLKFFEKGQTMPPESKPAELETAYFAGGCFWGIEHYFQKGPGVVDAVSGYIQGKTRNPTYEQVCSHTTGHAEVVKVVFDPKRISYERLLEAFFKMHDPTQLNRQGPDVGDQYRSGIYTTSERQQNEATAFIKKLAAEKAFDGKKIVTEVQPAQEFYPAEDYHQDYIVKTGRACHVRDPW; this comes from the coding sequence ATGGTGCGTTATTCGAAGTCGGGTTATGACATTACACCGTACCCCAGGGAGAAAGTGGCGGAATTGGCGAAGAAGCTGGATCCGGAGGCCTATCGGGTCACCCAGAATGCCGGCACGGAACCGGCATTCTGCGGTACGCTGGTCGATAACAAAAAGGAAGGCGTGTACGTCTGCGTGGTCTGCGGTCTGCCGCTGTTCTCGAGTGATCACAAATTCAACAGCGGGACGGGTTGGCCGAGTTTCTACAAGGAAGTGGACCGCGAACATGTCGTGCGAAAAGTGGACAAGTCGCACGGGATGGTTCGTACGGAGATCAACTGCGCGCGTTGCGGCGCACACCTTGGACATGTGTTCGATGATGGTCCGAAGCCGACGGGTGAGCGTCATTGCCTGAACTCGGCATCACTGAAATTCTTTGAAAAAGGGCAGACCATGCCGCCCGAGAGCAAGCCGGCCGAGTTGGAGACCGCCTATTTTGCGGGTGGATGTTTCTGGGGGATCGAGCATTATTTTCAGAAGGGGCCGGGCGTGGTGGACGCGGTCAGCGGCTACATACAGGGGAAGACCCGGAACCCGACCTATGAACAGGTGTGCAGCCATACGACGGGACACGCCGAGGTCGTGAAGGTCGTATTCGATCCGAAACGAATCAGCTATGAACGGCTGCTTGAGGCCTTTTTCAAGATGCACGATCCGACGCAACTGAATCGGCAGGGACCGGACGTCGGCGATCAATATCGCAGCGGGATTTACACCACGAGCGAGCGGCAGCAGAACGAGGCGACGGCGTTCATCAAGAAGCTCGCGGCGGAGAAGGCCTTCGACGGGAAGAAGATCGTGACCGAGGTGCAGCCCGCGCAAGAGTTCTATCCGGCGGAGGATTATCATCAGGACTACATCGTGAAGACGGGACGGGCGTGCCACGTTCGTGACCCGTGGTAG
- the cysC gene encoding adenylyl-sulfate kinase produces MIKATNVVWHEGHVARDDRARLLKQNGCTIWLTGLPSSGKSTVGFSFEHALVQQGRLAYVLDGDNIRHGLNKNLGFSAEDRAENIRRIGEVAKLFADAGIITITSFVSPYRADRDGVRQLHADAKIPFIEVFIDTPVDICAERDPKGLYKKARAGEIKNFTGVSDPYESPLNPELTLKTAEMKLEDCVAKLAEYLGSRGLLT; encoded by the coding sequence ATGATCAAAGCCACCAATGTCGTCTGGCACGAAGGACACGTCGCTCGCGATGACCGAGCCAGACTCCTCAAGCAAAACGGCTGCACCATTTGGCTGACCGGCCTCCCCTCAAGCGGGAAAAGCACCGTCGGATTCTCTTTCGAACACGCCCTGGTGCAACAAGGACGACTTGCCTATGTGCTCGACGGCGACAACATCCGCCACGGCCTGAACAAGAATCTCGGTTTTTCCGCCGAAGATCGGGCCGAAAACATCCGGCGCATCGGCGAAGTGGCCAAGCTTTTCGCGGACGCCGGAATCATCACCATCACGTCATTTGTCAGCCCCTATCGCGCCGACCGCGATGGCGTTCGCCAACTGCACGCCGATGCAAAGATTCCGTTTATCGAGGTGTTCATTGACACGCCTGTAGACATCTGCGCCGAAAGAGACCCCAAGGGCCTGTACAAAAAAGCCCGCGCCGGCGAGATCAAGAACTTCACCGGAGTCAGCGATCCCTACGAGTCACCCCTCAATCCCGAATTAACGCTCAAGACCGCCGAAATGAAGCTGGAAGACTGCGTCGCCAAGCTGG